The Pseudorasbora parva isolate DD20220531a chromosome 16, ASM2467924v1, whole genome shotgun sequence genome includes a region encoding these proteins:
- the LOC137043310 gene encoding protein Bouncer-like, protein MNTHIRSGVLQTLLCACALCLAGVCVLSAGPEVLLCYYCPLQARGRRCTNMTSECGPRELCFTGWRRYGPVAVRAAQGCASPGQCGSNRTVTLKGSRCEIHYTCCSGDLCNADLTSKTA, encoded by the exons atgaacacacacatcag GTCGGGCGTCCTCCAGACTCTCCTGTGCGCGTGCGCGCTGTGTCTCgcgggtgtgtgtgtcctgtcgGCCGGCCCTGAGGTCCTGCTGTGTTATTACTGCCCCCTGCAGGCCAGAGGCCGCCGCTGCACCAACATGACCTCTGAGTGCGGGCCGCGGGAGCTCTGCTTCACCGGCTGGCGGCGCTACGGCCCGGTGGCGGTTCGGGCGGCTCAGGGCTGCGCGTCCCCGGGGCAGTGCGGCTCCAACCGGACCGTCACACTGAAGGGATCCCGCTGCGAGATCCACTACACCTGCTGCTCTGGCGATCTCTGCAATGCTGACCTCACCTCAAAAACTGCCTGa
- the bncr gene encoding protein Bouncer, translating to MHARCAQVCVWARMQAKAGLPWRSSLVLVVVLVSLQPGVLCGKLVCYFCAPTSVNKTCKHVLSECAARELCFTGDGRFGHAHLFLSKGCMGLSDCARPKTAVVRKNNVTFTYSCCGRNYCNASPRSALTGTAIAVSVFAVGWTALICY from the coding sequence ATGCACGCGCGGtgtgcacaggtgtgtgtgtgggccaGAATGCAGGCTAAAGCTGGTCTTCCGTGGCGCTCCAGTCTGGTTCTGGTTGTGGTCCTGGTGAGCCTTCAGCCTGGCGTGCTCTGCGGGAAACTCGTGTGTTATTTCTGCGCGCCGACGTCTGTCAACAAGACGTGTAAGCACGTGCTGTCCGAGTGCGCGGCgcgcgagctctgcttcaccggGGACGGGCGCTTCGGGCACGCGCACCTGTTCCTCTCCAAAGGATGCATGGGCTTGAGCGACTGCGCGCGACCCAAGACCGCCGTGGTCCGCAAGAACAACGTCACCTTCACGTACTCGTGCTGCGGACGCAACTACTGTAACGCGAGCCCGCGCAGCGCGCTCACGGGGACTGCTATTGCTGTGAGTGTGTTTGCTGTGGGCTGGACCGCACTCATCTGCTACTGA